From one Mya arenaria isolate MELC-2E11 chromosome 4, ASM2691426v1 genomic stretch:
- the LOC128232325 gene encoding uncharacterized protein LOC128232325, producing the protein MSSASIKKTTCDVTPERSQEKGELDAETARVRGRDSPEGRDYFDGGAYSEDKGRKSHQKELDGDTAINDGTGDGGASGDMAEGVESFEEMGLRDKLLRGIFAFGFETPSVIQQRAIGPCIQGRDVIAQAQSGTGKTATFSIAILQCVDVDVPATQAIVLSPTRELAQQSYRCLLALGDYMDVETVAVVGGNRVSDDVMRLKQRPAHVIVGTPGRIMHLMRNNVLDVGQVRMFVLDEADEMLSQGFKDQIYDIFRHLDQDVQVLLLSATLPTEVLDATGQFMRQPVRILVQREQLTLAGIRQFYVQCEREEWKLETLCDLYSSVCVNQAVIFCNSRRRVETLERQMNERDFTVSAIHGELGHTEREVIMREFRTGSSRVLITTNLLARGIDVQQVSLVINFDLPFDRESYIHRIGRSGRFGRKGVAINFITTRDEGRLRDLEQFYNTEVHELPADIARYLA; encoded by the exons ATGTCCAGTGCATCAATTAAGAAGACTACTTGTGACGTCACACCGGAGCGTTCGCAGGAGAAGGGAGAGCTCGACGCGGAGACAGCCCGAGTGAGGGGCAGGGATAGTCCCGAGGGTCGAGATTACTTCGACGGTGGAGCATACAGCGAAGATAAAGGTCGCAAGAG CCACCAAAAGGAGCTTGATGGGGACACCGCCATCAATGATGGG ACCGGGGACGGAGGGGCGTCGGGGGACATGGCCGAGGGCGTGGAAAGCTTTGAGGAAATGGGCCTGCGGGACAAACTCCTGAGGGGAATTTTCGCTTTCGGTTTCGAGACGCCGTCCGTCATCCAGCAGAGGGCTATCGGTCCCTGTATACAAG GACGTGACGTTATCGCGCAGGCACAGTCGGGAACAGGGAAGACGGCGACGTTCTCCATTGCTATTCTGCAATGCGTTGACGTGGACGTACCTGCCACTCAGGCCATCGTACTCTCGCCGACCAGGGAGCTTGCACAACAG TCGTACCGGTGTCTTCTAGCCCTGGGAGACTACATGGACGTAGAAACGGTCGCCGTCGTCGGGGGCAACCGCGTGTCTGATGACGTCATGAGGTTGAAGCAGCGTCCTGCGCATGTCATCGTCGGCACGCCTGGGCGCATCATGCATTTGATGAGGAACAACGTGCTAG ACGTGGGTCAGGTGCGCATGTTCGTGCTGGACGAGGCGGACGAGATGCTGTCTCAGGGTTTCAAGGACCAGATCTACGACATCTTCCGACACCTGGATCAGGACGTGCAG GTGTTGCTGCTGTCAGCCACGCTGCCCACGGAAGTGCTGGATGCGACTGGTCAGTTCATGCGCCAGCCGGTCCGTATCCTTGTGCAGAGGGAGCAGCTCACCCTAGCGGGCATCCGTCAGTTCTACGTGCAGTGTGAGAGAGAG GAATGGAAGCTTGAGACGCTTTGCGACTTGTACTCCAGTGTCTGCGTGAACCAGGCCGTCATTTTTTGCAACAGCCGCCGCCGCGTAGAGACGCTTGAACGTCAGATGAACGAGCGCGACTTCACCGTCTCAGCCATA CACGGTGAGCTAGGGCATACAGAGCGGGAGGTGATCATGCGGGAGTTCCGGACGGGGTCAAGCCGCGTCCTCATCACAACCAATCTGCTAGCCCGTGGCATTGATGTTCAGCAAGTGTCCCTCGTCATCAACTTCGACCTGCCCTTCGACAGGGAGTCCTACATTCATAG AATTGGGCGCAGTGGTCGTTTCGGCCGGAAGGGCGTGGCGATCAACTTCATTACGACACGGGATGAGGGGCGGCTCAGGGACCTGGAGCAGTTCTACAACACCGAGGTGCACGAGCTTCCTGCCGACATCGCCCGCTACCTCGCCTAG